The genomic region GGGCCCTTGCGCCGCATGCAGTGCCATCACGCCGCCGCCGAGCAATTGCCCGATCAGCAAACCGATCAACGACCAGAACACGTCACCGCCCAGCACCACCGCCAATGCACCCGTGACAATCGCGGTGATTTGCAGGTTGGCACCCATCCACAGGGTGAACTGGCTCAACAGACGACCGTGTCTCTCCGCTTCCGGGATGTAGTCGATCGAACGTTTCTCGATCAACGGTTTACTGCCTGCACGATCGTCATTAACAGCCATTGTTCAACCTCTGTGGATTGTTATTCGGTGTTGGTTTGACCTCTGTAGGAGCGAGACTGCCCGCGAAGGCGTGCTTTCTGACACACCGAGGCGCATCGTTCGCGGGCAAGCCTCGCCCCTACAGCTTTTGTGTATGGCCACCCACTGAGGGTGGCTGGTTTTTTATTTGCCGGTGATCATCGGCAGGTTCAGCCCCTGTTCCTTGGCGCAGTCGATCGCGATCTGGTAACCGGCATCGGCGTGACGCATGACGCCGGTGGCCGGGTCGTTGTGCAGCACGCGAGCGATACGCTCGGCCGCTTCGTCAGTGCCGTCGCAGACAATCACCATGCCCGAGTGCTGGGAGAAGCCCATGCCGACGCCGCCGCCGTGGTGCAGGGAAACCCAGGTCGCGCCGCTCGCGGTGTTCAGCAGGGCGTTGAGCAGTGGCCAGTCGGACACAGCGTCGGAACCGTCCTGCATCGATTCGGTTTCGCGGTTCGGGCTGGCAACCGAACCGGAGTCCAGGTGGTCGCGACCGATCACGATAGGCGCGGACAATTCACCGCTGCGCACCATTTCGTTGAACGCCAGACCGAGCTTGGCGCGCAGACCCAGGCCAACCCAGCAGATACGTGCTGGCAGCCCCTGGAAGCTGATGCGTTCGCGGGCCATGTCCAGCCAGTTGTGCAGGTGGGCATCGTCCGGGATCAGTTCTTTGACTTTGGCGTCGGTCTTGTAGATGTCCTGCGGGTCGCCCGACAGCGCAGCCCAACGGAACGGGCCGATGCCACGGCAGAACAGTGGACGGATGTAAGCCGGTACGAAACCTGGGAAGTCGAATGCGTTTTCCACGCCTTCTTCTTGCGCCATCTGACGGATGTTGTTGCCGTAGTCGAAGGTCGGCACGCCCATTTTCTGGAAGTCCAGCATCGCTTTAACGTGCACGGCCATCGATTGCTTGGCGGCTTTGACCACGGCAGCAGGTTCGGTCTTGGCGCGAGCGCGGTATTCGTCCCAGGTCCAGCCGGCTGGCAGGTAACCGTTGAGCGGGTCGTGGGCGCTGGTCTGGTCGGTGACCATGTCCGGGCGTACGCCGCGACGAACCATTTCCGGGAGGATTTCAGCGGCGTTGCCACACAGGGCGATGGAGATCGCCTTGCCTTCGGCGGTGTATTTGGCGATACGGGCCAGTGCGTCGTCGAGGTCTTTGGCTTGCTCGTCGACGTAACGGGTTTTGAGGCGGAAATCGATGCTCACTTGCTGGCATTCGATGTTCAGCGAGCACGCACCAGCCAGGGTTGCAGCCAAAGGCTGAGCGCCGCCCATGCCACCGAGGCCTGCGGTCAGGACCCAACGACCTTTCAGGTCATCGTTGTAATGCTGGCGACCGGCTTCGACGAAGGTT from Pseudomonas sp. GGS8 harbors:
- the hutU gene encoding urocanate hydratase, producing the protein MTENKPTTASFTKHRDVEIRAARGNKLTAKSWLTEAPLRMLMNNLDPEVAENPKELVVYGGIGRAARNWECYDKIVESLTNLNDDETLLVQSGKPVGVFKTHSNAPRVLIANSNLVPHWASWEHFNELDAKGLAMYGQMTAGSWIYIGSQGIVQGTYETFVEAGRQHYNDDLKGRWVLTAGLGGMGGAQPLAATLAGACSLNIECQQVSIDFRLKTRYVDEQAKDLDDALARIAKYTAEGKAISIALCGNAAEILPEMVRRGVRPDMVTDQTSAHDPLNGYLPAGWTWDEYRARAKTEPAAVVKAAKQSMAVHVKAMLDFQKMGVPTFDYGNNIRQMAQEEGVENAFDFPGFVPAYIRPLFCRGIGPFRWAALSGDPQDIYKTDAKVKELIPDDAHLHNWLDMARERISFQGLPARICWVGLGLRAKLGLAFNEMVRSGELSAPIVIGRDHLDSGSVASPNRETESMQDGSDAVSDWPLLNALLNTASGATWVSLHHGGGVGMGFSQHSGMVIVCDGTDEAAERIARVLHNDPATGVMRHADAGYQIAIDCAKEQGLNLPMITGK